From Cellulomonas chengniuliangii, the proteins below share one genomic window:
- a CDS encoding response regulator: protein MRALVIDDSRTMRRIVSRILEPLGYEVTEAAHGQEALDLLTGGLEVDLACIDWNMPVMDGFTFVTEVRANRAWRDITLMMVTTESEQSQIVRALAAGAHEYLVKPFTPEALREKLALLGLLPLEDAR from the coding sequence AGCACTGGTGATCGACGATTCGCGCACGATGCGGCGCATCGTCTCGCGGATCCTTGAGCCGCTCGGTTACGAGGTCACGGAGGCTGCCCACGGGCAGGAGGCCCTCGACCTGCTCACCGGCGGCCTCGAGGTCGACCTGGCATGCATCGACTGGAACATGCCGGTCATGGACGGTTTCACGTTCGTCACGGAGGTGCGAGCGAACCGCGCCTGGCGCGACATCACCCTGATGATGGTCACGACCGAGAGCGAGCAGAGCCAGATCGTGCGGGCGCTGGCCGCCGGCGCCCACGAGTACCTGGTCAAGCCGTTCACCCCCGAGGCTCTCCGGGAGAAGCTCGCGCTGCTCGGCCTGCTGCCGCTCGAGGACGCCCGATGA
- a CDS encoding chemotaxis protein CheX, giving the protein MMAVRVATEGVRRTFDGSQVQSIAEQVFAAMIDDDPSTLVLWSGAFPALADPLEAWVDLTGSWTGRVALNTERATAHDLSRALLGMAPDEPVDDCDVMDAFGEVANVVGGNVKSLLTEVGDLGLPQVAQAAPPMAGSLLHELRMSWRGRPFVVVVTAAAE; this is encoded by the coding sequence ATGATGGCCGTGCGGGTCGCCACCGAGGGGGTTCGGCGCACCTTTGACGGCTCACAGGTCCAGTCGATCGCCGAGCAGGTCTTCGCGGCGATGATCGACGACGACCCGAGCACCCTGGTGCTGTGGTCGGGAGCCTTCCCGGCGCTCGCGGACCCGCTCGAGGCCTGGGTCGACCTCACGGGGTCGTGGACCGGTCGGGTGGCGCTGAACACCGAGCGGGCCACGGCGCACGACCTCAGCCGCGCGCTGCTGGGCATGGCCCCCGACGAGCCCGTGGACGACTGCGATGTGATGGACGCATTCGGCGAGGTGGCGAACGTCGTCGGGGGCAACGTGAAGTCCCTGCTGACGGAGGTCGGCGACCTGGGCCTGCCCCAGGTCGCGCAGGCAGCGCCGCCGATGGCCGGATCGCTCCTGCACGAGCTGCGCATGTCGTGGCGCGGGCGCCCGTTCGTCGTCGTCGTCACCGCGGCCGCCGAGTAG